A genomic segment from Canis lupus baileyi chromosome 31, mCanLup2.hap1, whole genome shotgun sequence encodes:
- the TTC14 gene encoding tetratricopeptide repeat protein 14, whose translation MDRDLLRQSLNYHGPSLLSLLRSEQQDNPHFRSLLGSAAEPGRGPPPQQQLQGRKEKRVDNIEIQKFISKKADLLFALSWKSDAPVTSEVNEDNEDGYAVMPPLEQFMEIPSMDRRELFFRDIERGDIVIGRISSIREFGFFMVLICLGSGIIRDISHLEITALCPLRDVPSHSNHGDPLSYYQTGDIIRAGIKDIDRYHEKLAVSLYSSSLPPHLSGIKLGVISSEELPLYYRRSVELNSNSLESYENIMQSSLGFVNPGVVELLLGKLGIDESNPPSLMRGLQSKNFSEDDFASALRKKQSASWALKCVKIGVDYFKVGRHVDAMNEYNKALEIDKQNVEALVARGALYATKGSLNKAIEDFELALENCPTHRNARKYLCQTLVERGGQLEEEEKFLNAESYYKKALALDETFKEAEDALQKLHKYMQKSLELREKQAEKEEKQKTKKIETSAEKLRKLLKEEKRLKKKRRKSTSSSSSVSSADESDSSSSTSSSSGHKKHKKHKKNRSESSRSSKRHLTKASSSQIDQSRKDESFLVPSNTLASFLNQKQEVEKLLEKQDRFPYQKKQVKEKDRCSLSSSSVEIPDDFGGRSEDPRDFYAQASSSKTEKPYKSEKHFSSRRDSSDSFYRNSEDKVKIYGYRRFEKNTEGKKEHHRRWEPGSARRSTSPASSDYSCKSVEKSKKYTYSGSRDFSRHEQRYQLNKNQGEYETEVNYEEDIKTEVPETDGLNSKEQSASGVKKNLPQNLLNIFNQIAAFEKEKGNKPKN comes from the exons ATGGACCGGGACCTTCTGCGGCAGTCCCTGAACTACCACGGGCCGTCACTGCTCTCCCTGCTGCGGAGCGAGCAGCAGGACAACCCACACTTCCGGAGCCTCCTGGGGTCGGCGGCCGAGCCGGGCCGGGGTCCGCCGCCTCAGCAGCAGTTACAGGGCAG aaaagagaagagagttgACAACATCGAAATACAGAAATTCATTTCCAAAAAAGCAGATTTGCTTTTTGCACTTTCCTGGAAATCGGATGCGCCTGTAACTTCTGAAGTCAATGAAGACAACGAAG atgGTTATGCAGTCATGCCTCCGTTAGAGCAGTTCATGGAAATACCTAGTATGGACCGGAGAGAGCTGTTTTTCCGAGATATTGAGCGTGGTGATATAGTGATTGGAAGGATTAGTTCCATCCGGGAGTTTGGGTTTTTCATGGTGTTGATCTGTTTAGGCAGTGGCATCATAAGAGATATATCCCACTTAGAAATCACA GCTCTTTGTCCGTTAAGAGATGTACCTTCTCACAGTAACCACGGGGATCCTTTATCATATTACCAAACTGGTGACATTATTCGAG ctggaATCAAAGATATTGACAGATACCATGAAAAGCTTGCAGTGTCTCTATATAGCTCATCTCTTCCACCACATCTATCTGGTATTAAATTGGGTGTAATTAGTTCTGAAGAGCTTCCTTTATACTACAG gagaagtgTTGAACTAAATAGCAATTCTTTGGAATCCTATGAAAATATCATGCAGAGTTCCTTGGGATTTGTTAATCCCGGAGTAGTTGAACTCCTTCTAGGAAAACTAGGAATAGATGAATCTAATCCACCATCTTTAATGAGAGGCCTACAAAG cAAAAACTTCTCTGAAGATGATTTTGCTTCTGCATTAAGAAAGAAACAGTCTGCATCTTGGGCTTTAAAATG TGTGAAGATTGGAGTTGATTATTTTAAGGTTGGACGCCATGTAGATGCTATGAATGAATACAATAAGGCTCTGGAAatagacaaacaaaatgtggaagCTTTGGTAGCTCGTGGAGCATT ATATGCAACAAAAGGAAGTCTGAACAAAGCAATAGAAGATTTTGAGCTTGCATTGGAAAACTGTCCAACTCATAGGAATGCAAGAAAATACCTCTGCCAGACACTTGTAGAAAGAGGAGGGCA gttggaagaagaagaaaagtttttaaatgctgAAAGTTACTACAAGAAAGCTTTGGCTTTGGATGAGACTTTTAAAGAGGCAGAGGATGCTTTGCAGAAGCTTCATAAATATATGCAG AAATCTTTggaattaagagaaaaacaagctgaaaaggaagaaaagcagaaaacaaagaaaatagaaacaagtgCAGAAAAGTTGCGTAAGCtcttaaaagaggagaaaag gctaaagaagaaaagaagaaaatcaactTCTTCCTCTTCAAGTGTTTCTTCTGCTGATGAATCTGATTCTTCTTCATCAACTTCTTCCTCTTCTGGTCACAAAAAGCATAAGAAACATAAGAAGAACCGTTCAGAGTCTTCTCGAAGTTCCAAAAGGCATTTAACTAAGGCCTCCTCAAGTCAGATAGATCAGAGTAGGAAAGATGAGTCCTTCCTAGTTCCATCCAATACTTTAGCATCTTTTCTTAACCAAAAACAAGAAGTGGAAAAACTATTGGAAAAGCAGGACAGGTTCCCATAtcaaaaaaaacaggtaaaagagaaagatagatgctctctctcttcatcttcagTTGAAATTCCGGATGATTTTGGAGGTAGGTCTGAAGATCCAAGAGATTTTTACGCTCAGGCAAGTAGtagcaaaacagaaaaaccatATAAATCAGAAAAACATTTCTCCAGTAGAAGAGATTCCTCGGATTCCTTTTATAGGAATTCAGAGGACAAAGTAAAAATTTATGGTTAtagaagatttgaaaaaaatacagagggaaaaaaagagcacCATAGGAGGTGGGAGCCAGGTTCTGCGAGGCGTTCCACTTCACCAGCAAGCTCAGACTACTCTTGTAAGTCAgttgaaaaatctaaaaaatacacTTATTCTGGATCACGTGATTTCAGTAGACATGAGCAAAGATAtcagttaaataaaaatcaaggagAATATGAAACAGAGGTTAATTATGAAGAGGACATTAAAACAGAGGTTCCAGAAACAGATGGACTAAATAGCAAAGAGCAGTCAGCAagtggagttaaaaaaaatttacctcaAAATTTACTCAATATATTTAATCAGATAGCtgcatttgagaaagaaaaaggaaataagccaAAAAATTAA